TCCTTCTCAAGTACCTCAAGCACCTTTCCGGCACCACGAACATGACAGGCAGTCCCCATACAGACCCTCACAATCTTGCGGCCCCTTGGCGTAAAATGAAACTGACCATAAAAACTTGCCACGCTGTAAATCTCTGCCAGGGGCAGATCAAGCTTTCTGGAAAGCCTCTCAAGGGCCTCTCCGGGAAGAAACCCGTAATCCTCCTGTATCCTGTGGAGAATGGGTATCAATAATCCCTTTTTCCTGTCATGCTCACATATTACCCGTCCAACCTTTCCAATCTCTCTTTCAATGTCAAGACCTTCTATGTCCATAGTATCCCCCGAATTTAATAATGTTGAATGCTAAAATCTAAAATCTCGAGTTACTTCACCCCTTCATGCGGTCTTGCTGCTGCCTCAAGCTTACGCCTGTCTGCCATGGTCATCAGTTTTCTCTCGGTACCAAATCTGCCAGGCTCATATTTTCTGAGTTTCAGTCCATCACGCTTAATGTCTATGGCTTCAAGTGTCTTCTTCAATATCTCTTCAGGGTCCGGAATAAAGTCAAACTTTCCGCCAAACCTCTCTTCCCACTGTTTTGTCATTATCTCCTGCACCTGACTGCTTGCCGCAACAGGGCTCTCTGAACCAAAAATAACATACACCCCTGAAGCAACAAAGTAACATCCGATTGCAAGGGCCTTCTCACTCATCCATTCAGGCGCAATACCGACTGCCGGCAGACCGGAAATATCATCGCCAAGCCCTCCTTCCTCGACCATCTGAGTTACCACGGTAAGTATCCTTGAATTGTCAACACACGAACCAAGATGAAGTACCGGCGGCACCCCAATGGCCTCACAGACCTCTCTGAGTCCCGGCCCCGCCATCTCAAGGGCTGTCTCAGGTGTCATAAAGCCCGCCTTGGCACATGCCGCAGCACCGCACCCGGTTGACACTACAAGAACGTCATTTCTGACAAACTCCTCTGCAAGGTAATTATGCATACTGTCCTGGGCAATGCGCGGGTTGTTACAGCCAACTATCGCCACAACGCCCCTGATCCTTCCTGCTATAATGGCATCATTTAGGGGTCTGAAAGACGCCCTGAACCTCCCGCCCTGCATGTATTCAATATACTCATGTGAAAACCCTGCAATCACCGGAGTGGTCTCATGCACCCTGCTTCCCTCTGTGGTACGGTTGGCATAGTTATCAATGGCAAGCCTCAGCACCTCTCTTGCCACCTCTTTTGCCCTGTGTTCATCGTACTCTATATGAACTGCATCAATCATCTTCCCCTTGCTGGATGTGGTCACTATTTTTGTATGGAACTTCTTTGCAGCCTGGGCAATTGCCGGCATTATACACTGGACATCCACCATTATTGTCTCTGCAAGGCCCGTCATTACAGCCAGCTCCTGGTTAAGGAATCCACCGGCTGTGGGAATCCCGTGCCTCATCAGGACCTCATTGGCAGTACAGCACATCCCGACCAGGTTAATCCCCTTTGCCCCTTTCTGACTTGCATATTCAAGCATCCCGGACTCCTGAGAGGCCTCAACCATCATCTCAGCAAGTGAAGGCTCATGGCCATGAACCACAACATTGACCTCATCTTCCTTCATGATTCCTATACTCGCCTCAGAACGTTTTGGCGATGGGGTGCCAAAGAGTATGTCTGTAATGTCGGTGCTGAACATTGAGCCGGCCCACCCATCGGCAAGAGAGACCCTCAGTGCAGAGGTCATAAGGTTTTCAGGGTCCTGGTCCACACCCATGTTTGTCCTGTGCATGGCCTCGGCAACCTCACGGTCTACACCCCTGGGCACTATTCCCCACTTGCGCCAGATCTCCTGACGCTTCTCCGGTGCCCTCTTGATAAAGGATATCTCTCCCCTCTGCTGGCCAAACTGCGCGATAATATTCTCTGCCACCTCTTTTGCTATATCTTCCTTTGTCCTGCCCTCAGTTGAAATATCGAGTATACCGGCCAGTTTTTTCAGCTTCCCTTCGTCCTTGATCGTAAAGTCCGGGGCCTCCCCTGTGGATGCCGCAAGGAGTGTATAGGCCATATCCCTCGCATGGTCACTATGAGCTGCCGTGCCTGCAGCCACCATCCTCAGGAAATTCCTGGCAGTCACGACCGGAAGGGTTGCTCCGCATACACCTTCGGCATTCTCTTCAGCATCGGAACCAACAAGCCTGCAGGGCCCCATAAAACAGATCTTGCAGCATGCCCCCGAGTGTCCTATCGGGCATGGCTTTAATTTCTCCGCCCTGTCAAAGGCTGTCTCAAGACCATGCGACTCTGCCCACTCCACTATCTCCTCGGCAACCTTGTCGGCACTTTTTATTACCTTTTCAGACATCTTAAACCTCCGTTTTTATTATTGACGATTTTCGATTGACAATTTTCAGTTTTAGTCCTGAAAAATAGTCAATGGTCAATCATCAATAGTCAATCTCATATTATCGATTCCATCTCAAGGGCTGGATGACCGGCCTCAGTCAGAAACTCAACCAGCTTCTCGGAGTCCTCACATACGGTCTCATCAGCAATCTTGTCAAGCAGGTCAGGAACGCCTTCTGCTTCGGCTATCTGCTGAAACTTGTCTTTCACCCTCTCCTTAATCGCCTTTGTCATCCAGACAATCCTCTTTATACCACCATCACCAAACAGGAATTTCTTGCTGGTTATAAAATTCACACCAATTCCCATAAAGCCCGGGGTCTGCACCCCGCCGCCCACTGTTCCGGCAAGTGTCGAGAATTTCATGCCTATCGGGGTCATCCCTGTATGTCCGCGCTGAACAATCATTACACCATTGGCCTCGGGTATGATTGCAACGATACATTCAAAGCAGCCACAGGAGGTCATGGGATTTTCCATGATTGTATAAAGGTTCAATGTCTCAACCGCCCCGCCTGACGCCTGTTTCAGATAATCATCAACACCCGTATAGCGGCCGAACCTCGGGTCAACAAGCTCACCCTTTGGAACAGGCTGGTTTCCGCCG
This window of the Nitrospirota bacterium genome carries:
- a CDS encoding NAD(P)H-dependent oxidoreductase subunit E, whose translation is MDIEGLDIEREIGKVGRVICEHDRKKGLLIPILHRIQEDYGFLPGEALERLSRKLDLPLAEIYSVASFYGQFHFTPRGRKIVRVCMGTACHVRGAGKVLEVLEKEFNVGVGETTEDLAMTLETVGCVGCCGLAPVATVNDEVVGEIGPKKVDELIKMIEEE
- the cooS gene encoding anaerobic carbon-monoxide dehydrogenase catalytic subunit; translated protein: MSEKVIKSADKVAEEIVEWAESHGLETAFDRAEKLKPCPIGHSGACCKICFMGPCRLVGSDAEENAEGVCGATLPVVTARNFLRMVAAGTAAHSDHARDMAYTLLAASTGEAPDFTIKDEGKLKKLAGILDISTEGRTKEDIAKEVAENIIAQFGQQRGEISFIKRAPEKRQEIWRKWGIVPRGVDREVAEAMHRTNMGVDQDPENLMTSALRVSLADGWAGSMFSTDITDILFGTPSPKRSEASIGIMKEDEVNVVVHGHEPSLAEMMVEASQESGMLEYASQKGAKGINLVGMCCTANEVLMRHGIPTAGGFLNQELAVMTGLAETIMVDVQCIMPAIAQAAKKFHTKIVTTSSKGKMIDAVHIEYDEHRAKEVAREVLRLAIDNYANRTTEGSRVHETTPVIAGFSHEYIEYMQGGRFRASFRPLNDAIIAGRIRGVVAIVGCNNPRIAQDSMHNYLAEEFVRNDVLVVSTGCGAAACAKAGFMTPETALEMAGPGLREVCEAIGVPPVLHLGSCVDNSRILTVVTQMVEEGGLGDDISGLPAVGIAPEWMSEKALAIGCYFVASGVYVIFGSESPVAASSQVQEIMTKQWEERFGGKFDFIPDPEEILKKTLEAIDIKRDGLKLRKYEPGRFGTERKLMTMADRRKLEAAARPHEGVK